A genomic window from Oceanobacillus timonensis includes:
- a CDS encoding sporulation histidine kinase inhibitor Sda produces METLSDELLLESYYTAIALNLSPDFLSLFEEEIHKRSLTHKIKESV; encoded by the coding sequence GTGGAAACATTATCGGACGAATTATTACTAGAATCATATTATACGGCAATAGCCTTAAATCTAAGTCCTGATTTTCTTTCTTTGTTTGAGGAAGAAATCCATAAAAGATCTCTGACTCATAAAATCAAAGAATCTGTATAA